A genomic region of Marinobacter sp. NP-4(2019) contains the following coding sequences:
- a CDS encoding phosphoribosylanthranilate isomerase — protein sequence MRTRVKICGITRPEDVRAAARAGADALGLVFYEPSPRSVSPALAKDLVSFVPAFVGAVGLFVNPEREWVEQVLNTVPLDLLQFHGDESPEFCASFGKRWIKAVRVRQPGDIEAAYERYQSASGLLVDAWDPERYGGTGKSFNWSLIPASRPLPLILAGGLASDNVASAVEQVRPWAVDVSGGVESSKGVKDSAKISDFINEVHRVDETD from the coding sequence ATGAGAACCCGAGTCAAAATCTGTGGCATAACCCGTCCCGAAGACGTTCGCGCTGCTGCCCGGGCGGGCGCGGATGCCCTGGGTCTTGTATTTTATGAGCCCAGCCCCCGGTCTGTAAGTCCGGCCCTGGCGAAGGATCTGGTGTCGTTTGTGCCGGCCTTTGTCGGGGCGGTGGGGTTGTTTGTGAACCCGGAGCGGGAGTGGGTTGAGCAGGTTCTGAACACCGTGCCCCTCGACCTTCTCCAGTTCCATGGTGACGAGTCCCCGGAGTTTTGTGCCAGTTTTGGCAAGCGTTGGATCAAGGCGGTTCGCGTTCGTCAGCCGGGAGATATCGAGGCCGCGTATGAGCGCTATCAGAGTGCCAGTGGATTGTTGGTTGACGCCTGGGACCCCGAGCGTTATGGCGGTACTGGCAAGAGCTTCAACTGGTCACTGATTCCGGCCAGTCGCCCGCTGCCCTTGATATTGGCCGGCGGGCTGGCATCTGATAATGTTGCCAGCGCCGTAGAGCAGGTACGGCCCTGGGCTGTGGATGTCAGCGGGGGTGTGGAGAGCAGCAAGGGCGTGAAAGACAGCGCAAAAATTTCCGACTTTATAAACGAGGTTCACCGTGTCGATGAAACTGACTGA